The following proteins are encoded in a genomic region of Anser cygnoides isolate HZ-2024a breed goose chromosome 13, Taihu_goose_T2T_genome, whole genome shotgun sequence:
- the GLOD5 gene encoding glyoxalase domain-containing protein 5 yields the protein MSWKEEHMSPSPYFIQRLDHLVLTVKSIEDTVAFYSKVLGMEVVTFKGNRKALRFGNQKFNLHEVGKEFEPKARHPVPGSADICLITQAPLVQLLSHLKACGVTIEEGPVARTGALGPITSIYFRDPDENLIEVSRYSKDMSSVSGGEP from the exons ATGTCCTGGAAGGAAGAACATATGAGTCCATCCCCATATTTCATCCAGCGCCTGGACCACCTCGTGTTGACTGTTAAGAGCATTGAGGACACTGTTGCCTTCTATTCCAAAGTCCTGGGCATGGAAGTGGTGACTTTCAAG GGAAATCGCAAAGCTTTACGTTTTGGCAACCAGAAGTTTAACCTGCATGAGGTTGGGAAGGAATTTGAACCCAAGGCTCGCCACCCGGTCCCCGGCTCTGCAGATATCTGCCTTATCACACAGGCACCCCTGGTACAGCTTCTGAGTCATCTGAAG GCCTGTGGGGTGACCATTGAAGAAGGTCCTGTGGCCAGGACTGGTGCCTTGGGTCCAATAACATCCATCTACTTCCGAGACCCCGATGAGAACTTGATTGAGGTTTCTAGGTACAGCAAAGACATGAGTTCAGTCAGCGGAGGGGAGCCCTAA
- the LOC106047514 gene encoding cis-aconitate decarboxylase-like — protein MVYLTLQKSQKILASSRQVHKTAAHVVARSAPEETVTSSFASFIHAVRPEHLTKTVRYRSKRMILDSIGVGLMGSTTPVFDIALQYCRELYSSVAVSSVYGRPGMKLSPTLAAFTNGVATHSMDFDDTWHPATHPSGAVLPALLAASQMLPPSTKPNGLDFLLAFNVGLEVQGRLMHFSTEALNIPKRFHPPSVVGTMGSAAATAKLLSLSMTQCAHALGIAASLAGAPMANAATQAKPLHIGNATRLGFEAALLAARGMEANPVILDDIPGCSGFSAFYSVYQPKPLSTPSDHHEFLLEKQDIAFKRFPAHLGMHWVVDAALSVRNLFINYAGSFSPSLIRTIVLKIPVSKYINRPFPSSEHQARHSFQFNACTALLDGEVGLSSFTESSIHRQELRELLDKVVVEHPEDNVANFDKMYGEVALLLHSGDVLTGKCDTFYGHWRKPLSRESLLKKFRSNASHVLPEEKVETIITMVDNLENMSDSSQLACSL, from the exons ATGGTCTACTTAACTTTACAG AAATCCCAGAAGATCTTGGCAAGCTCCCGGCAAGTGCATAAAACTGCTGCTCACG TGGTGGCCAGGAGTGCTCCCGAGGAGACCGTGACCAGCAGCTTTGCCTCCTTCATCCATGCAGTTCGGCCCGAGCACTTGACCAAGACTGTCCGTTACAGAAGCAAAAGGATGATCCTCGACAGCATTGGGGTTGGCCTCATGGGCAGCACGACGCCTGTGTTCGATATTGCTCTGCAGTACTGCCGG GAGCTGTACTCTTCAGTTGCCGTGAGCTCCGTCTATGGCAGGCCAGGCATGAAGCTCTCCCCGACACTGGCCGCGTTCACCAACGGTGTTGCG ACTCACTCCATGGACTTTGATGACACCTGGCACCCTGCTACTCACCCATCCGGGGCTGTCCTGCCAGCTCTCCTGGCTGCTTCCCAGATGCTACCTCCAAGCACCAAACCCAATGGCCTGGATTTCCTCCTGGCATTTAACGTGGGCCTGGAAGTGCAAGGAAGGCTCATGCATTTCTCCACTGAGGCTCTCAACATTCCCAAAAG GTTCCACCCTCCTTCAGTGGTTGGTACCAtgggcagtgctgcagccaccGCAAAGCTGCTCTCCCTCAGCATGACGCAGTGCGCCCATGCCTTGGGCATCGCCGCCTCGCTCGCAGGGGCGCCCATGGCCAACGCCGCCACCCAGGCCAAGCCGTTGCACATCGGAAATGCCACCCGCCTGGGCTTTgaagcagcactgctggctgccCGAGGGATGGAGGCTAACCCTGTCATTCTGGATGACATCCCTGGTTGCTCTGGGTTCAGCGCTTTCTACAGTGTCTACCAACCCAAGCCACTGTCCACACCAAGTGACCATCACGAGTTCCTCTTGGAGAAGCAGGATATTGCTTTCAAGCGCTTCCCAGCccacctggggatgcactgggtGGTGGATGCTGCCTTGTCAGTCCGGAACCTCTTCATCAACTACGCAGGgtccttctctccctctttgaTCCGCACCATTGTGCTGAAGATCCCAGTGTCAAAGTACATCAACCGGCCTTTCCCCAGCTCCGAGCACCAGGCCAGGCACTCCTTCCAGTTCAATgcctgcacagccctgctggaTGGCGAAGTGGGCCTCAGCTCCTTCACGGAGAGCAGCATCCACCGGCAGGAGCTGAGAGAGCTGCTGGACAAAGTGGTGGTGGAGCACCCTGAAGATAATGTGGCCAACTTTGACAAGATGTATGGAGAGGTGGCACTGCTCCTGCACAGCGGGGATGTCCTCACAGGCAAATGTGACACTTTCTATGGGCACTGGAGGAAGCCTCTGAGCAGAGAGTCGCTCCTGAAGAAGTTTCGATCTAATGCCTCTCAcgttcttcctgaagaaaaagtagaaaccATCATCACTATGGTGGACAACCTGGAGAATATGTCAGATAGCTCCCAGCTGGCCTGCAGCCTGTGA
- the LOC106047486 gene encoding uncharacterized protein: MPFIFGAIALALVFEAVALFGQWALVVSGVIELVIVLCGLYGAVALLLKGITQRYILPGFGHPLFNVLLLGSAQKSSSKAIGEEKKKNTKYAEPMALGNICDTVSPFIFAFYSFGYMKTFCVGAAWISIISSCQLLSSFYSYLRGDVYYTTKFGVHSLYWLVMSWEEFILTVLLGPGKAQESRLGMFGGWFFLAVACMLFLMSTHKDTLEMLQNASFIILMSASIHQIPVPGAYLFLGAACSLCTALSLYATFASLINSIGEKALIPIGSQAMSSSALQTTLMAAKSCFTRSKNLPSSTRAEVPDALFYICNGLAAISAIQATFSDPDRQQLSIPSVLIPGAIMQLYVCRIQVQGGRRFGCILPFCYAAFWGAWTWLRFAGHLMNIGAGNSEGFTAGAIAFLVLNAFLMILASSLNVVLLCMTAAMELLAICFLLFTLENLPLPFEIVMLSIFSIICFYGATASLANSMFGKDLMMMGPPLFTAESSKKDTEGPPPCICPKSHCTSGLRAIADLLNTGAVCGVPTDTVYALAASCRHPQAIEKVYRIKDRPQEKPICIFISNLDQLRAAAPPISPLLWEFMENVYPGGIGCIIKKGEWLKKLGVGEGYSRVGTQDSIMIRVPDLTVLVHLIDMTGPLAITSANPSGEVDSTHHDMVISRLGHKLEGVLCDGDSDEVVASTVVNCTKIDESGITIIREGCIPAGKVMQIFERVKNRVV, from the exons ATGCCCTTCATATTTGGGGCCATCGCCCTTGCCCTGGTGTTTGAAGCCGTTGCACTGTTTGGCCAGTGGGCCCTGGTAGTGTCAGGGGTCATTGAGCTTGTCATTGTCCTCTGTGGGCTTTATGGTGCGGTGGCCCTCCTGCTGAAGGGCATCACACAACGGTACATCCTTCCAGGCTTTGGGCATCCCCTCTTCAATGTCTTGCTACTGGGGTCAGCACAGAAGAGCTCTTCCAAGGCCAttggggaagagaagaaaaagaacacaaagtATGCCGAGCCAATGGCCCTAGGCAACATCTGTGATACTGTCTCTccttttatatttgcattttactcCTTCGGGTACATGAAGACCTTCTGTGTTGGAGCAGCATGGATTTCCATCATCTCCAGCTGCCAACTGCTGTCCAGCTTCTACAGCTACCTGAGAGGTGATGTCTACTACACCACCAAGTTTGGTGTCCACAGCCTCTACTGGCTGGTGATGTCTTGGGAAGAGTTCATACTCACTGTCCTCCTTGGGCCAGGCAAGGCTCAGGAGAGCAGGCTGGGAATGTTTGGAGGGTGGTTCTTCTTGGCTGTTGCCTGCATGCTTTTTCTGATGTCAACCCACAAAGATACCCTGGAGATGTTGCAAAATGCCTCTTTCATCATCCTCATGTCCGCCTCCATCCATCAGATCCCAGTGCCAGGTGCTTACCTGTTCCtcggggctgcctgcagcctctgcaCTGCTCTCTCGTTGTACGCCACTTTTGCCAGCCTTATCAACTCCATCGGGGAGAAGGCTCTGATTCCAATTGGCTCCCAAGCTATGTCCAGCTCAGCTCTTCAAACCACACTGATGGCTGCCAAAAGCTGCTTCACAAGGTCCAAGAACTTGCCAAGCAGCACCAGAGCCGAAGTGCCAGATGCCTTGTTCTACATCTGCAATGGCCTGGCAGCAATCTCTGCCATCCAGGCTACTTTCAGTGACCCCGACAGACAGCAACTCTCCATACCTTCCGTGCTCATCCCAGGAGCCATAATGCAGCTGTATGTCTGCAGGATCCAGGTGCAAGGAGGCAGAAGGTTTGGTTGCATTCTCCCGTTCTGCTATGCTGCCTTTTGGGGAGCATGGACCTGGCTTCGGTTTGCAG GCCACTTGATGAACATTGGTGCGGGGAACAGTGAAGGATTCACTGCTGGTGCAATTGCCTTTTTGGTGCTCAAtgcttttttaatgattttag CTTCCTCTTTAAACGTTGTGCTTCTCTGCATGACTGCTGCAATGGAGCTCTTGgccatttgttttctgctctttaCATTGGAGAACCTCCCTCTGCCATTTGAAA ttgtgatGTTAAGCATCTTCAGCATCATCTGCTTCTATGGAGCAACAGCATCCCTGGCAAATAGCATGTTTGGGAAGGATCTCATGATGATGGGGCCCCCTCTGTTCACA GCTGAGAGCTCTAAGAAGGACACCGAAGGTCCTCCACCCTGCATCTGCCCCAAGTCTCACTGTACAAGTGGCCTGAGGGCCATTGCTGACTTGCTGAACACAGGGGCGGTGTGTGGGGTCCCGACAGACACCGTGTATGCTTTGGCAGCCTCCTGCAGACACCCTCAAGCCATTGAGAAGGTCTACAGAATCAAG gaCAGGCCTCAAGAGAAGCCCATCTGCATCTTTATTTCAAACCTGGACCAGTTGCGAGCAGCTGCTCCTCCCATCAGCCCGCTGCTTTGGGAATTCATGGAAAATGTTTACCCTGGTGGCATTGGCTGCATTATCAAGAAAGGAGAGTGGCTAAAGAAGTTAG GGGTTGGAGAAGGCTACAGCAGGGTGGGAACTCAAGACAGTATAATGATCAGAGTTCCTGACCTGACTGTCCTGGTGCACCTCATCGACATGACGGGACCCTTGGCAATCACATCTGCTAATCCTAGTGGAGAGGTTGACAGCACCCATCATGACATGGTCATCTC GCGTCTTGGCCATAAGCTGGAGGGTGTTCTCTGTGATGGAGATTCTGATGAGGTGGTGGCATCAACTGTGGTCAACTGCACAAAGATTGATGAAA GTGGCATCACCATCATAAGAGAAGGCTGCATACCTGCAGGCAAGGTGATGCAGATATTTGAAAGAGTGAAGAACAGAGTGgtctga